One part of the Saprospiraceae bacterium genome encodes these proteins:
- a CDS encoding TlpA family protein disulfide reductase, whose protein sequence is MKIFQFTVLLASLFLLSFTMGDKKFPTANLKSLDGKSVNLNASFAKNKLTVISFWATWCSPCKKELDAIHHLYPEWKKLGIEVVAITIDDAQALNKVKPLASQKAWQFTILSDQNKDMLRNLNFQSIPQTFVVDATGTILYTHNGYTPGDEYELEKKLKSFLK, encoded by the coding sequence ATGAAAATTTTTCAATTTACAGTCCTTTTAGCGAGTCTTTTTCTTTTATCTTTTACAATGGGAGATAAGAAATTTCCGACTGCTAATTTAAAATCCTTGGATGGCAAATCGGTCAATTTGAATGCTAGTTTCGCCAAAAATAAATTAACTGTTATTAGTTTTTGGGCTACCTGGTGCTCTCCTTGCAAAAAAGAATTAGATGCAATTCACCATCTTTATCCAGAATGGAAGAAACTCGGAATTGAAGTGGTGGCTATTACCATTGATGATGCGCAAGCATTAAATAAAGTAAAACCATTAGCTTCTCAAAAAGCGTGGCAATTCACCATACTTTCTGATCAAAACAAAGATATGCTTCGCAACTTAAACTTTCAATCTATTCCACAAACATTTGTTGTAGATGCTACCGGCACGATCCTTTATACACACAATGGTTATACACCAGGAGACGAATATGAGTTGGAGAAAAAATTGAAATCTTTTTTGAAATAA